One Streptomyces sp. NBC_01237 genomic region harbors:
- a CDS encoding extracellular solute-binding protein — protein MSSSTPINRRSLFRMGAGLGLGLAAAPLLAACGDGGTVAKAEAKSASLLPTTAIRNIGLKPDLAGTAAGVPQGFFGYPAKPLRATKNTPLKGAAPISATMETFSPPPPARGKNAAWQSIEKLLGGEVNITAVPADDYGTKFSTMVASDSLPDLFMYPEVGGVDNKSAFLQAKCADLTPYLAGDKIKDYPNLAAIPKGAWQAAIFGGKLYGVPIARTGTGGAGFYRHDLFEEIGITNLDQITGLDRFVEACKELTRPKKDQYAIIAGANNVLAMSAGAPYAWRMDAKTGKFTTDLETPEYRLAIETARSLYKAGCYYPGTLQMSGAQKAQYTDMFKNGKGAYVYDGMPTYLAPGVGYIAAMKAIDKTYDPRPFVPFGTGAVAWMDNVKLENTHLKKASGERVRQVLALADFAASPFGSQEYTLINYGVEGTDFTRDAKGNPTLTKQGTQDVTVPWKFMASAVPAIYSADSEQGVRHVHEAFTRMIPMMEQDPTLQYSSPTWDSKGYGSLYSFKQDALKDIVAGRKPMSAYDQLVKDYLAKGGEQARGEFEEAFQKGKK, from the coding sequence GTGTCGAGCTCCACCCCCATCAACCGCAGATCCCTGTTCCGTATGGGAGCGGGCCTGGGTCTCGGGCTTGCCGCCGCCCCACTGCTCGCCGCCTGCGGCGACGGCGGCACCGTCGCCAAGGCGGAGGCCAAGAGCGCCTCGCTGCTGCCCACCACGGCGATCCGCAACATCGGACTCAAGCCCGACCTGGCCGGTACCGCCGCCGGAGTGCCGCAGGGCTTCTTCGGCTACCCGGCCAAGCCGCTGCGCGCGACGAAGAACACCCCGCTCAAGGGGGCGGCACCGATCAGCGCGACCATGGAGACCTTCTCGCCGCCGCCGCCCGCGCGGGGCAAGAACGCCGCATGGCAGAGCATCGAGAAGCTCCTCGGCGGCGAGGTGAACATCACCGCCGTCCCCGCCGACGACTACGGCACCAAGTTCTCCACGATGGTGGCCAGCGACAGCCTGCCCGACCTCTTCATGTACCCCGAGGTCGGTGGCGTCGACAACAAGTCCGCCTTCCTCCAGGCCAAGTGCGCCGACCTGACCCCGTACCTGGCCGGGGACAAGATCAAGGACTACCCGAACCTCGCCGCGATCCCGAAGGGCGCCTGGCAGGCCGCCATCTTCGGCGGCAAGCTCTACGGTGTCCCGATCGCCCGCACCGGCACCGGCGGCGCCGGCTTCTACCGCCACGATCTCTTCGAGGAGATCGGCATCACGAACCTCGACCAGATCACCGGCCTGGACCGGTTCGTCGAGGCGTGCAAGGAACTGACCCGCCCCAAGAAGGACCAGTACGCGATCATCGCGGGCGCCAACAACGTCCTCGCGATGTCGGCGGGCGCGCCCTACGCCTGGCGGATGGACGCGAAGACCGGGAAGTTCACCACCGACCTGGAGACCCCCGAGTACCGCCTCGCCATCGAGACGGCCCGCTCGCTGTACAAGGCGGGCTGCTACTACCCGGGCACCCTCCAGATGTCCGGGGCGCAGAAGGCCCAGTACACGGACATGTTCAAGAACGGCAAGGGGGCGTACGTCTACGACGGCATGCCCACCTACCTGGCGCCCGGCGTCGGCTACATCGCCGCCATGAAGGCGATCGACAAGACGTACGACCCGCGGCCCTTCGTCCCGTTCGGCACCGGAGCCGTCGCCTGGATGGACAACGTCAAGCTGGAGAACACCCATCTGAAGAAGGCGTCCGGCGAGCGGGTCCGGCAGGTCCTCGCGCTGGCGGACTTCGCCGCCTCGCCCTTCGGCAGCCAGGAGTACACCCTCATCAACTACGGCGTCGAAGGAACCGACTTCACCCGCGACGCCAAGGGCAACCCGACGCTCACCAAGCAGGGCACCCAGGACGTCACCGTGCCGTGGAAGTTCATGGCCTCGGCCGTCCCCGCGATCTACAGCGCCGACTCCGAGCAGGGCGTCCGCCACGTCCACGAGGCCTTCACCAGGATGATCCCGATGATGGAGCAGGACCCGACGCTCCAGTACTCCTCGCCCACCTGGGACTCCAAGGGCTACGGCAGTCTCTACTCGTTCAAGCAGGACGCGCTCAAGGACATCGTCGCGGGCCGCAAGCCCATGTCCGCCTACGACCAGCTCGTCAAGGACTACCTGGCCAAGGGCGGCGAGCAGGCCCGCGGCGAGTTCGAAGAGGCGTTCCAGAAGGGGAAGAAGTGA
- a CDS encoding M60 family metallopeptidase gives MRFSASAATDATAAAAATPVGRRSVLAAAAGAGALAALGAAAAPASAQGSAHAHGSASAHRPVGVTVTARPAAETERLRLAQALRGSEFTPTGRYVPPGAPLSLTVQPHDGAVPTLWIGAWDYYGEIKEPRSYPLTAGANTVTDPHGGPVYLTLAGDGERAGVVFRSGSSAMPVFTLGSTREAEYQRQLDTLTASPYVELHAPHTIMTLTREGALLYRGEDHAALLRLVEQIIDSAARISGLDGSKPVHRRKSGPYHFTEVSKVPTGVGAYATHGYNGFPRAYLDRATTVEGLRTRGWGLYHELGHLHQQMAYKPGGLTEVTVNIYSLAAQRALRQPSNLLTVDPVTGLTAFQTSRAKFGTAGLTYEKSFGAYEKLVPLRQLELAFGDDFWPRLHRLVREENPQSDYTENAKRYRALATYSSRVAGHDLTDFFIGTWAFPIDATGKAELAALNLPKPPVDPSTLSD, from the coding sequence ATGCGCTTCTCCGCTTCAGCCGCCACGGATGCCACCGCTGCCGCCGCAGCCACCCCCGTCGGCCGTCGTTCCGTCCTCGCCGCGGCGGCCGGCGCCGGGGCCCTGGCCGCGCTCGGCGCCGCGGCAGCCCCGGCGTCCGCCCAGGGTTCCGCGCACGCCCACGGCTCCGCGTCCGCCCACCGGCCGGTCGGGGTGACCGTGACCGCCCGCCCCGCCGCCGAGACCGAGCGGCTGCGTCTCGCACAGGCCCTGCGCGGCAGCGAGTTCACGCCCACCGGCCGCTATGTGCCGCCCGGCGCCCCGCTGAGCCTCACCGTCCAGCCGCACGACGGTGCCGTGCCCACGCTCTGGATCGGCGCCTGGGACTACTACGGCGAGATCAAGGAACCCCGCAGCTACCCGCTCACGGCGGGCGCGAACACCGTCACCGACCCGCACGGCGGCCCGGTCTACCTCACCCTCGCCGGGGACGGCGAACGGGCGGGCGTGGTGTTCCGGTCCGGCTCGTCCGCCATGCCCGTCTTCACCCTGGGAAGCACCCGGGAGGCCGAGTACCAGCGGCAGTTGGACACCCTGACGGCCTCTCCGTACGTCGAGCTCCACGCACCGCACACGATCATGACGCTCACCCGCGAGGGCGCGCTGCTGTACCGCGGCGAGGACCACGCCGCCCTGCTGCGGCTGGTCGAGCAGATCATCGACTCGGCCGCCCGGATCAGCGGTCTCGACGGTTCGAAGCCGGTCCACCGGCGCAAGTCGGGGCCGTACCACTTCACCGAGGTCAGCAAGGTCCCCACCGGCGTCGGCGCCTACGCGACGCACGGGTACAACGGCTTCCCGCGCGCCTACCTCGACCGGGCGACCACCGTGGAGGGGCTGCGCACCCGCGGCTGGGGGCTCTACCACGAGCTCGGCCACCTCCACCAGCAGATGGCGTACAAGCCGGGCGGCCTCACCGAGGTCACGGTGAACATCTACTCGCTGGCCGCCCAGCGGGCCCTGCGGCAGCCCTCCAACCTCCTCACCGTCGACCCGGTGACCGGCCTCACCGCCTTCCAGACGTCGCGGGCCAAGTTCGGCACGGCCGGGCTGACCTACGAGAAGTCCTTCGGCGCCTACGAGAAGCTCGTCCCGCTCCGACAGCTCGAACTGGCCTTCGGCGACGACTTCTGGCCCCGGCTGCACCGACTCGTGCGCGAGGAGAACCCGCAGTCCGACTACACGGAGAACGCCAAGCGCTACCGGGCACTGGCCACCTACTCCAGCCGCGTCGCGGGCCACGACCTCACCGACTTCTTCATCGGCACCTGGGCGTTCCCGATCGACGCCACCGGGAAGGCCGAGCTGGCCGCGCTGAACCTGCCGAAGCCGCCCGTCGACCCGAGCACCCTCAGCGACTGA
- a CDS encoding ABC transporter permease, producing MAETAPPLPRQKRSKRRKGAEEPAPSNASPAGRPAPVPHRLTLRQRLKRDRVMLLLTLPGLLYFIVFHYIPLLGYVVAFQDYQPYLGYMHSVWVGFANFTAAFGDAAFWSATFNTLEIALVQLVFFFPIPIALALLLNSIVSERLRRFVQSVVYLPHFIGWVIIVSIFQQILGGAGLLPDVLGQLGLPRYDMMSDPDVFPWLLTLQVAWKDAGWGTIIILAALLNIDKQQYEAAAIDGAGPRRRLWHVTLPGIAPVLILLLILNLGQILSVGFEQILLQRDAVGPDAGEVLDTYVYYHGIKDNDWGVAAAVGLVKAVIGTALVLGANKFAHRLGHEGVYRGADR from the coding sequence ATGGCTGAAACAGCACCCCCGCTGCCGCGGCAGAAGCGGTCAAAACGGCGGAAGGGGGCCGAAGAACCCGCACCGTCGAACGCCTCGCCCGCCGGGCGGCCGGCCCCCGTACCGCACCGCCTGACGCTCCGGCAGCGCCTCAAGCGGGACCGGGTGATGCTTCTGCTGACGCTGCCCGGTCTGCTGTACTTCATCGTCTTCCACTACATCCCGCTGCTCGGGTACGTGGTGGCGTTCCAGGACTACCAGCCCTACCTCGGCTACATGCACAGCGTCTGGGTCGGCTTCGCCAACTTCACGGCGGCGTTCGGTGACGCGGCCTTCTGGTCCGCGACCTTCAACACCCTGGAGATCGCCCTCGTCCAGCTGGTGTTCTTCTTCCCCATCCCGATCGCCCTGGCGCTGCTGCTCAACAGCATCGTCAGCGAGCGGCTGCGGCGCTTCGTGCAGAGCGTCGTCTATCTGCCGCACTTCATCGGCTGGGTCATCATCGTCTCGATCTTCCAGCAGATCCTGGGCGGCGCCGGGCTCCTGCCCGACGTCCTGGGACAACTGGGTCTCCCGCGCTACGACATGATGAGCGACCCCGACGTCTTCCCCTGGCTGCTCACCCTCCAGGTGGCCTGGAAGGACGCAGGCTGGGGCACGATCATCATCCTGGCCGCCCTGCTGAACATCGACAAGCAGCAGTACGAGGCCGCCGCCATCGACGGCGCGGGACCCCGGCGACGGCTCTGGCACGTCACCCTGCCCGGTATCGCCCCGGTCCTGATCCTGCTGCTCATCCTCAACCTCGGGCAGATCCTCTCCGTCGGCTTCGAGCAGATCCTGCTCCAGCGCGACGCGGTCGGCCCGGACGCCGGTGAAGTCCTGGACACCTACGTCTACTACCACGGCATCAAGGACAACGACTGGGGCGTCGCCGCCGCCGTCGGACTCGTCAAGGCGGTCATCGGTACCGCACTCGTCCTGGGCGCCAACAAGTTCGCCCACCGCCTCGGCCACGAAGGGGTGTACCGCGGTGCTGACCGCTGA
- a CDS encoding polysaccharide lyase 8 family protein → MDLSRRTLLAVTGATAATALVTAAGPAAATGRSGGAAAEPGFGTLLQRAETLLTGGAFDPSDSDFAAAVAALDTTARGLWDTLDRAPVRTALWPDLAPVTDAGNFGQSYTRLRTLATAWATPGTSLAADAEVADALVAALRFVHDTAYNPAKPEKGNWWFWEIGAPRALMDCCVLLRERLPAADLAAHLAVVDRFCPDADRRTNSPTLAETGANRTDKAVIVALRGLLGGNADKLVSARDALSDVRDGGRNSLFRYAASGDGFYEDGSFVQHDVVAYTGSYGTVLLSGSACLLALLAGSPWAVADPAVSVMYEAVERSFTPVIFDGLMMDAVRGRAVSRERAGDHRDGASAVAAILLLASGAPEAYADRWRSVAKGWLTRNRTAPFASFASLPQLALAKAVLSDRAVPTGHRTTGSYVFADMDRVVHRRPGWAYTLSLSSKRISAYEAGNGENLHGWYTGDGMTYLYDADDLGQFNDGFWPTVDPYRLPGTTVDTRRRTDLGTGAGTSTYRPSNAVAGGAVLHARYAAAAMELVGAPGTTLRAKKSWFLLDNAVIALGAGITSRDGQPVETVVENRNLGTDGRHRLVVDGVRQPLAQGWSKEFGRARWAHIEGVGGYVLPDGAALHALREERTGTWRALNTGADTGGSTTPVTRRYLTLWADHGASPTDAGYAHVLLPGASAAATAVWSHSRPVRVLANDATAQAVEVRRHGLTAVNFWAAGTAGGITSSGPASVLVRRHGSRVSVAVADPGRTLTGLTIELPHHVRTVASADDTVSVVPGRRPVLTVAVGGSRGHTHRAELVQ, encoded by the coding sequence ATGGATCTGAGCAGAAGAACTCTTCTCGCCGTCACCGGTGCCACGGCCGCCACCGCGCTCGTCACGGCGGCGGGACCCGCCGCCGCCACCGGGCGCTCCGGCGGCGCGGCGGCCGAACCCGGCTTCGGCACCCTCCTCCAACGGGCCGAAACCCTCCTCACCGGCGGCGCGTTCGACCCGTCCGACAGCGATTTCGCCGCCGCGGTCGCCGCGCTCGACACCACGGCGCGCGGCCTCTGGGACACCCTCGACCGCGCCCCTGTCCGTACCGCGCTGTGGCCGGACCTCGCCCCGGTCACCGACGCCGGCAACTTCGGCCAGAGCTACACCCGGCTGCGCACCCTCGCCACCGCCTGGGCCACCCCCGGCACCTCGCTCGCCGCCGACGCGGAGGTGGCCGACGCCCTCGTCGCCGCACTGCGCTTCGTCCACGACACCGCCTACAACCCCGCCAAGCCGGAGAAGGGCAACTGGTGGTTCTGGGAGATCGGTGCGCCGCGCGCCCTGATGGACTGCTGCGTGCTGCTGCGCGAGAGGCTGCCCGCCGCCGATCTGGCGGCCCATCTCGCGGTCGTCGACCGGTTCTGCCCGGACGCGGACCGGCGTACCAACTCCCCCACGCTCGCCGAGACCGGCGCCAACCGCACCGACAAGGCCGTGATCGTCGCCCTGCGGGGACTGCTGGGGGGGAACGCGGACAAGCTGGTCTCGGCCCGGGACGCCCTGTCCGACGTACGCGACGGAGGCCGCAACAGCCTCTTCCGGTACGCCGCTTCGGGTGACGGGTTCTACGAGGACGGTTCGTTCGTCCAGCACGATGTGGTCGCGTACACCGGTTCGTACGGCACGGTGCTGCTGAGCGGCTCGGCCTGTCTGCTCGCGCTGCTGGCCGGTTCGCCGTGGGCCGTCGCCGATCCGGCGGTCTCGGTGATGTACGAGGCGGTCGAGCGGTCCTTCACTCCGGTGATCTTCGACGGGCTGATGATGGACGCGGTGCGCGGCCGGGCGGTGTCCCGGGAGCGGGCCGGTGACCACCGGGACGGTGCCTCGGCCGTGGCGGCGATCCTGCTGCTGGCCTCGGGTGCGCCCGAGGCGTACGCCGACCGCTGGCGCTCCGTCGCCAAGGGCTGGCTGACCCGCAACCGCACCGCACCCTTCGCCTCGTTCGCCTCGCTCCCCCAGCTCGCCCTGGCCAAAGCGGTCCTGAGCGACCGCGCTGTACCGACCGGGCACCGCACCACCGGCTCGTACGTCTTCGCCGACATGGACCGGGTGGTCCACCGGCGGCCGGGCTGGGCGTACACCCTGTCGCTGTCCTCGAAACGGATCTCGGCCTACGAGGCGGGCAACGGCGAGAACCTGCACGGCTGGTACACCGGCGACGGCATGACCTATCTCTACGACGCCGATGACCTGGGGCAGTTCAACGACGGTTTCTGGCCCACCGTCGACCCGTACCGGCTGCCCGGCACGACCGTCGACACCCGGCGGCGCACCGATCTCGGCACCGGCGCGGGCACGTCCACCTACCGGCCCTCCAACGCAGTCGCGGGCGGCGCGGTCCTCCACGCCCGGTACGCCGCCGCGGCCATGGAGCTCGTCGGCGCCCCGGGCACGACGCTGCGGGCGAAGAAGTCGTGGTTCCTGCTCGACAACGCGGTGATCGCGCTCGGCGCGGGCATCACCTCGCGCGACGGGCAGCCGGTCGAGACGGTCGTCGAGAACCGCAACCTCGGTACGGACGGCCGTCATCGGCTGGTCGTGGACGGCGTCCGGCAACCCCTCGCACAGGGCTGGTCCAAGGAGTTCGGCCGGGCCCGCTGGGCGCACATCGAGGGCGTGGGCGGCTATGTGCTGCCCGACGGCGCCGCGCTGCACGCCCTGCGCGAGGAACGCACCGGCACCTGGCGCGCTCTCAACACCGGAGCGGACACCGGAGGTTCGACCACACCGGTCACCCGCCGCTATCTCACGCTGTGGGCCGATCACGGGGCCTCCCCCACCGACGCGGGGTACGCCCATGTCCTGCTGCCCGGGGCATCGGCCGCCGCCACGGCCGTCTGGTCGCACTCCCGGCCGGTGCGGGTCCTCGCCAACGACGCCACCGCGCAGGCGGTGGAGGTGCGCCGGCACGGACTGACGGCGGTGAACTTCTGGGCCGCGGGCACCGCGGGCGGCATCACCTCGTCCGGTCCCGCGTCGGTCCTGGTGCGGCGCCACGGCTCCCGCGTCTCGGTCGCCGTCGCGGACCCGGGCCGTACCCTCACCGGTCTCACCATCGAACT
- a CDS encoding carbohydrate ABC transporter permease, translating to MERPTRLGQFAKGLAIVVVVAAVAYPLLGVIGTSFASQSDIIRSTGLVLWPDHPTLDAYRTIFTGGVVTRALFVSIGITLVGTLASLLVTVGMAYGLSRRDVTGSRFILMIALFTMLFNAGIIPNFLLIKGLGLYDTYAALVMPTLVSAFNLVVLRSFFMNLPEELYDAAKVDGAGDFRILVRIVLPLSKAVLAVISLFYAVTYWNAFFNALLYLNDSDKWPLPMVLRTYVLQGQSLNSASAGEALAPQQAVQMAVLVIAVVPILLVYPFLQRYFTKGVLTGAIKG from the coding sequence ATGGAGCGGCCCACCCGGCTCGGCCAGTTCGCCAAGGGCCTCGCCATCGTCGTCGTGGTCGCCGCCGTCGCCTACCCGCTGCTCGGCGTCATCGGCACGAGCTTCGCCTCGCAGAGCGACATCATCCGCTCCACCGGGCTCGTCCTGTGGCCCGACCACCCCACCCTCGACGCCTACCGCACCATCTTCACCGGCGGCGTCGTCACCCGGGCGCTGTTCGTCAGCATCGGCATCACGCTCGTCGGCACCCTGGCCAGTCTGCTCGTCACGGTCGGCATGGCCTACGGGCTCTCCCGCCGGGACGTCACCGGCTCCCGCTTCATCCTGATGATCGCGCTGTTCACGATGCTCTTCAACGCGGGCATCATCCCCAACTTCCTCCTGATCAAGGGCCTGGGGCTGTACGACACCTACGCGGCGCTCGTCATGCCCACCCTGGTCAGCGCCTTCAACCTGGTCGTCCTGCGCTCCTTCTTCATGAACCTGCCGGAGGAGCTGTACGACGCCGCGAAGGTCGACGGCGCCGGAGACTTCCGCATCCTCGTGCGGATCGTCCTGCCGCTGTCCAAGGCCGTCCTCGCCGTGATCAGCCTCTTCTACGCCGTGACGTACTGGAACGCCTTCTTCAACGCGCTCCTGTATCTCAACGACTCCGACAAGTGGCCGCTGCCCATGGTGCTGCGGACCTATGTCCTCCAGGGCCAGAGCCTCAACAGCGCCTCGGCCGGTGAGGCCCTCGCCCCGCAGCAGGCCGTACAGATGGCCGTCCTCGTGATCGCCGTCGTGCCGATCCTGCTCGTCTACCCCTTCCTCCAGCGCTACTTCACCAAGGGCGTGCTCACCGGCGCCATCAAGGGCTGA
- a CDS encoding LacI family DNA-binding transcriptional regulator: MRRQSTAADGQRRATVTDVARRAGVSTATVSRVLNRNYPVAEATRVRVEAAMRDLGYVVNAHARALAGVSNRTVGIIVNEVIDPFYAYIARGVEREAALGGRLCLVCCTQGDPQRELAFIDLMHERRADAVVVVGGSIADRGYTSELARRARELDAGGSKLVLCGRPPLDEPAPTVAVEYDNEGGAFAITDHLLTQGHERILYLGGPPKLSTTRDRLAGHLRALELRGVTRDPDLVQPGAFSRNFGFRRMSELLREGLDFTAVFAANDMVAAGAAQALEEAGLRVPKDVSLVGYDDIPVAQELRPRLTTVHVPLEEMGRQAVRLAVSGGDDDDWREPTTGALRLGTHIVVRDSVAPRPGRSGRA, from the coding sequence ATGCGCCGGCAGAGCACGGCCGCGGACGGACAGCGGCGGGCGACGGTCACCGATGTGGCACGGCGCGCGGGAGTCTCCACGGCAACCGTCTCCCGGGTCCTGAACCGCAACTACCCGGTGGCCGAGGCCACTCGGGTGCGGGTCGAGGCCGCCATGCGCGACCTCGGCTATGTGGTCAACGCCCACGCCCGCGCGCTGGCCGGGGTCTCCAACCGCACCGTCGGCATCATCGTCAACGAGGTCATCGACCCGTTCTACGCCTACATCGCCCGGGGCGTGGAGCGCGAGGCGGCGCTCGGCGGCCGGCTCTGCCTGGTCTGCTGCACCCAGGGCGACCCTCAGCGCGAGCTGGCCTTCATCGACCTGATGCACGAGCGCCGCGCGGACGCGGTGGTGGTGGTCGGCGGCAGCATCGCCGACCGCGGCTACACCTCCGAACTGGCCCGCCGGGCACGGGAGCTGGACGCGGGCGGCTCCAAGCTGGTGCTGTGCGGAAGACCGCCGCTGGACGAGCCGGCGCCGACCGTGGCGGTCGAGTACGACAACGAGGGCGGCGCCTTCGCCATCACCGACCACCTCCTGACGCAGGGCCATGAGCGGATCCTCTACCTGGGCGGCCCGCCCAAGCTCTCCACCACCCGTGACCGGCTGGCCGGGCATCTGCGGGCCCTGGAGCTGCGCGGCGTGACGCGGGACCCGGACCTGGTGCAGCCCGGCGCGTTCAGCCGCAACTTCGGCTTCCGCAGGATGAGCGAACTCCTGCGGGAGGGACTGGACTTCACGGCCGTCTTCGCCGCCAACGACATGGTGGCGGCGGGAGCCGCGCAGGCCCTGGAGGAGGCCGGGCTGCGGGTGCCCAAGGACGTCTCCCTGGTGGGGTACGACGACATCCCGGTAGCCCAGGAGCTACGGCCCCGGCTGACCACGGTCCACGTACCGCTGGAGGAGATGGGCCGGCAGGCGGTGCGCCTCGCGGTCTCCGGCGGGGACGACGACGACTGGCGCGAGCCGACGACGGGTGCGCTGCGGCTCGGCACCCACATCGTGGTACGCGATTCCGTGGCACCGAGGCCGGGGCGAAGCGGTCGGGCGTGA
- a CDS encoding M1 family metallopeptidase: MTTRRSALRLAGTAVAAAVAVPVLGTPAAARPHRFDPKPGADGVGDPLFPTLGNGGYQVLHYDLTFDFTPVTYDFTAAVRMNARATQDLSAFNLDTDGHTIEAITVQGRAATWAITAGRSGQELTVTPARPLRDGQAFTVEVRYRGNGKAPRLGLTGWKFGTDGGFASAAQSSRADTFLPCNDTPSDKATWTFHISAPKGFVATANGELLHRTPRADGSTVWHFALRERMATELIGIAVVKGTYLYGTGHRGLPLRHIVPQGLEDTYAPIVARTADHLAWCEAKFGRYPFSVYGVHIYDGYTDALENQTLSLFSTNWFKPHPDGHPGYETTMVHELVHQWWGDSVTPADWQQAWLNEGPAVYYAAVYGEERGWSVLADKMKATYGKLDAIRAKDGPPGLPKALGGTNIYDGGALVLYALRRQIGDRDFDRVMRLWPERFKDRNVSSEDFIRHTVKVTGRKSLDPFLRDWLFGAVNPPMPGHPDWKATA; the protein is encoded by the coding sequence GTGACGACGCGACGCTCCGCCCTCAGACTCGCGGGCACGGCGGTCGCCGCGGCCGTGGCCGTACCCGTCCTCGGTACGCCCGCCGCGGCACGCCCGCACCGCTTCGACCCGAAGCCCGGCGCGGACGGCGTCGGCGACCCGCTCTTCCCGACCCTCGGCAACGGCGGCTACCAGGTCCTCCACTACGACCTCACCTTCGACTTCACCCCGGTGACGTACGACTTCACCGCCGCCGTGAGGATGAACGCCCGCGCCACCCAGGACCTGTCCGCGTTCAACCTGGACACCGACGGCCACACCATCGAGGCCATCACCGTCCAGGGCCGGGCGGCCACCTGGGCGATCACGGCCGGCCGGAGCGGCCAGGAACTCACCGTCACCCCCGCCCGCCCCCTGCGCGACGGACAGGCGTTCACCGTCGAGGTCCGCTACCGGGGCAACGGCAAGGCACCCCGGCTCGGCCTCACCGGATGGAAGTTCGGCACCGACGGCGGATTCGCCTCCGCCGCCCAGTCCTCCCGCGCCGACACCTTCCTGCCCTGCAACGACACCCCGTCGGACAAGGCGACCTGGACCTTCCACATCAGCGCCCCCAAGGGCTTCGTCGCCACCGCCAACGGCGAACTGCTGCACCGGACCCCGCGCGCCGACGGCTCCACCGTCTGGCACTTCGCGCTCCGCGAGCGGATGGCGACCGAACTGATCGGCATCGCCGTCGTCAAGGGCACCTATCTGTACGGCACCGGCCACCGCGGCCTGCCGCTCCGGCACATCGTGCCCCAGGGCCTGGAGGACACGTACGCCCCGATCGTCGCCCGGACGGCCGACCATCTGGCCTGGTGCGAGGCGAAGTTCGGCCGCTACCCGTTCTCCGTCTACGGCGTCCACATCTACGACGGCTACACCGACGCCCTGGAGAACCAGACCCTCTCCCTCTTCTCCACCAACTGGTTCAAACCCCACCCCGACGGCCACCCCGGCTATGAGACCACCATGGTCCACGAGCTGGTCCACCAGTGGTGGGGCGACTCGGTCACCCCCGCCGACTGGCAGCAGGCATGGCTGAACGAGGGCCCCGCCGTCTACTACGCCGCCGTGTACGGCGAGGAGCGCGGCTGGTCCGTCCTCGCCGACAAGATGAAGGCCACCTACGGCAAGCTCGACGCGATCCGCGCCAAGGACGGCCCGCCCGGACTGCCCAAGGCGCTCGGCGGGACCAACATCTACGACGGCGGCGCCCTGGTCCTCTACGCCCTGCGCCGGCAGATCGGCGACCGGGACTTCGACCGGGTGATGCGGCTGTGGCCCGAGCGCTTCAAGGACCGCAACGTCTCCAGCGAGGACTTCATCCGGCACACCGTCAAGGTCACCGGCAGGAAGTCGCTCGACCCGTTCCTGCGCGACTGGCTCTTCGGAGCCGTCAACCCGCCCATGCCCGGCCACCCCGACTGGAAGGCCACCGCGTGA
- a CDS encoding hydroxyacid dehydrogenase has protein sequence MSPGLLDDVFPPPVRARLEETADLHNPAVISEFDSAQAAEALAGAEVLLTGWGCPPVDAALLDRAPRLRAVIHAAGTVKTFLSPDAFDRGIAVSSAAAANAVPVAEYTLAAIIMGAKRVFPLAELFRTRRTHRTGADLDRQHWLGTHGLTIGVVGASRIGRRVIELLRVLDADVLLYDPYVGPAEAELLGVTPADLDTLVATSDVVTVHAPDTPETRGLIDARRIGLMRPGTLLVNTARGPLVDTEALTGHLVSGRLDAVLDVTFPEPLPPGHPLWDLPNVFITPHLAGAQGNEVGRLGALAVDELARYAAGSPFAHPVHRADLGRIA, from the coding sequence ATGAGCCCCGGACTGCTGGACGACGTCTTCCCACCACCCGTACGGGCCCGGCTGGAGGAGACCGCCGACCTGCACAACCCCGCGGTGATCAGTGAGTTCGACTCCGCGCAGGCCGCGGAGGCGCTGGCCGGCGCGGAGGTGCTGCTGACCGGCTGGGGCTGCCCGCCGGTGGACGCCGCCCTGCTGGACCGGGCGCCCCGGCTGCGGGCCGTGATCCACGCGGCGGGCACGGTGAAGACGTTTCTGTCGCCCGACGCGTTCGACCGCGGCATCGCCGTCTCCTCGGCCGCGGCGGCCAACGCCGTACCGGTCGCGGAGTACACGCTCGCCGCGATCATCATGGGCGCCAAGCGGGTCTTCCCGCTGGCCGAGCTGTTCCGCACCCGGCGCACCCACCGCACCGGCGCCGACCTCGACCGGCAGCACTGGCTCGGCACGCACGGGCTGACCATCGGCGTCGTCGGCGCCTCCAGGATCGGCCGCCGCGTCATCGAACTGCTCCGGGTCCTGGACGCCGACGTGCTCCTGTACGACCCCTACGTCGGCCCGGCCGAGGCGGAACTGCTCGGCGTCACCCCGGCCGACCTGGACACCCTGGTGGCGACGAGCGACGTGGTCACCGTGCACGCCCCGGACACCCCGGAGACCCGTGGGCTGATCGACGCACGCCGGATCGGCCTGATGCGCCCCGGCACCCTGCTGGTCAACACCGCGCGCGGCCCGCTGGTGGACACCGAGGCGCTGACCGGACACCTGGTCAGCGGACGGCTCGACGCGGTCCTGGACGTCACCTTCCCCGAACCGCTGCCGCCCGGCCACCCGCTGTGGGACCTGCCGAACGTCTTCATCACCCCGCACCTGGCGGGCGCCCAGGGCAACGAGGTCGGGCGCCTGGGCGCACTCGCCGTCGACGAACTGGCGCGGTACGCGGCCGGATCACCCTTCGCCCACCCGGTGCACCGGGCCGACCTGGGGAGGATCGCATGA